The following coding sequences are from one Treponema bryantii window:
- a CDS encoding GGDEF domain-containing protein, translating to MDFQKFVDGFHSMTCVVSVEKLPDGKWGEIRLVAGNKAYIDSIENIPDAPKMLTNKFIPNSLYQNYIPKDTNFELFCYSSAVLKKPMHSYVHPERFDFWFNLFSLPIDYEDGNLCYCTYTQELTHEAESSKMSNVSQGIAAEVLNTCIKLRGTSDFKETMKDVIKDIREICGAAYCGILNIDGLSSKCSMLGEDISSDFVDYNPGWFTEDFYEIVRTWDDIIGGSNCFIFENEQDMEYIKEKNPLWYDSLVKAHVQSLVLFPLKSGFELLGYIWATNFDTDKTLHIKETLELTTYFIASEISSYQMFDKFKILSTVDLLTGVLNRNEMNNRVMQLSIDNRPGRENIGIVFADLNGLKQMNDNEGHSAGDKLIKDAAKVLKHIFPDKEIYRAGGDEFMVLLRGTSMSELEDYSRQMKAVAEETETVSFAIGLCVEEDSQSIYDAMRKADINMYEDKKAFYEAHPERKRR from the coding sequence ATGGATTTTCAGAAGTTTGTTGATGGTTTTCATTCGATGACCTGTGTTGTATCGGTTGAAAAACTTCCAGACGGAAAATGGGGCGAAATCAGACTTGTAGCAGGAAATAAAGCTTATATTGACTCAATAGAAAATATTCCTGACGCCCCTAAAATGCTCACTAACAAATTTATCCCCAACAGTTTATATCAGAATTATATTCCTAAAGACACAAACTTTGAATTATTTTGCTATAGCAGTGCGGTTCTAAAAAAGCCAATGCATTCCTATGTTCATCCTGAACGTTTTGATTTCTGGTTCAATCTTTTTTCACTTCCAATCGATTATGAAGACGGTAATCTCTGTTACTGTACTTATACCCAGGAACTTACACATGAAGCAGAATCTTCTAAAATGTCTAACGTTTCGCAGGGTATAGCAGCCGAAGTTTTAAATACCTGTATAAAGCTTCGCGGAACTTCTGATTTCAAAGAAACGATGAAGGATGTTATTAAGGATATCCGCGAAATTTGTGGTGCTGCTTATTGTGGTATTTTGAATATTGACGGGCTTTCCAGTAAATGTTCAATGCTGGGTGAAGATATTTCCTCAGATTTTGTTGATTATAATCCAGGCTGGTTTACTGAAGATTTTTATGAAATTGTCAGAACCTGGGATGATATTATTGGAGGAAGTAACTGTTTCATTTTTGAAAATGAACAGGATATGGAATATATAAAGGAAAAGAATCCTCTCTGGTATGATTCCCTGGTAAAAGCTCACGTTCAAAGTCTTGTTCTCTTTCCATTAAAATCTGGTTTTGAACTTTTAGGATATATATGGGCAACAAACTTTGATACAGATAAAACCCTGCATATAAAAGAAACTCTTGAGCTCACAACTTATTTTATTGCGTCAGAAATTTCCAGTTATCAGATGTTCGATAAATTCAAAATTCTCAGTACTGTTGATTTACTTACTGGCGTTCTGAACAGAAATGAAATGAACAATCGGGTAATGCAGTTGAGTATTGATAATCGTCCCGGAAGAGAAAACATTGGAATTGTATTTGCAGATTTGAATGGTCTTAAGCAGATGAATGATAATGAAGGACATTCAGCCGGCGATAAATTGATAAAAGATGCCGCAAAAGTTCTGAAACATATTTTCCCGGATAAAGAAATTTACCGTGCTGGCGGTGATGAGTTTATGGTGCTTTTAAGAGGTACCAGCATGTCAGAGCTTGAAGATTATTCACGCCAGATGAAGGCTGTAGCAGAAGAAACAGAAACTGTAAGTTTTGCTATAGGCCTTTGTGTTGAAGAAGACAGCCAGAGTATTTATGATGCAATGAGAAAAGCTGACATAAATATGTATGAGGATAAAAAAGCTTTTTACGAAGCTCATCCGGAACGAAAAAGACGTTAG
- a CDS encoding DUF2130 domain-containing protein produces MQEIKCPKCGEVFQIDEAGYAEIVKQVRTREFNDELQRQKSAMDSEKKMAVELAVSKANSEKDNQIAALKNQLEVRNNELNNMKDKSAAELKIALSQKEQEITQLRSAIEANKSKTELEVRTALQEKESQIQDLQSKLKIEQSEAQLRENALKDQYTAQLKAKDETIAFYKDFKAKESTKQIGEDLEQFCLAEFNKNRAIGFQNAYFEKDNEVSKSSGSKGDFIFRDFSGEGEDKIEFISIMFEMKNQADETATKHKNEDFFKELDKDRTEKKCEYAVLVSMLEEDNDYYNTGIVDVSYKYPKMYVIRPQFFIQIITILRNAALNSLEYKREIAQIKNQNIDITNFESDLNLFKDKFLNNVDLAMRQHSSAIEEIDKAIKTLQKIKDLFEKSDNNLRLANNKLEDLTIKKLTRNNPTMKKKFEEL; encoded by the coding sequence ATGCAAGAAATTAAATGTCCAAAATGTGGTGAAGTTTTTCAGATTGATGAAGCAGGTTATGCAGAAATTGTAAAACAGGTTCGCACCCGCGAATTTAATGATGAACTGCAGCGCCAGAAATCTGCAATGGATTCAGAGAAAAAGATGGCTGTTGAACTTGCTGTTTCAAAAGCTAATTCAGAAAAAGACAATCAAATTGCAGCCCTCAAAAATCAGCTTGAAGTACGAAACAATGAACTTAACAACATGAAGGATAAATCAGCTGCTGAACTTAAGATCGCCCTTTCTCAAAAGGAACAGGAAATTACACAGCTTCGCAGCGCAATCGAAGCAAATAAATCAAAAACTGAACTGGAAGTAAGAACCGCACTCCAGGAAAAAGAAAGCCAGATTCAGGACCTCCAAAGCAAACTAAAAATTGAACAGAGCGAAGCTCAACTCCGCGAAAATGCTCTTAAAGATCAGTACACAGCACAGCTCAAAGCAAAAGACGAAACAATTGCATTTTATAAAGACTTCAAGGCAAAGGAATCTACCAAGCAGATTGGTGAAGACCTCGAACAGTTCTGTCTTGCAGAGTTCAATAAAAACCGCGCCATTGGTTTTCAGAACGCTTATTTTGAAAAAGACAACGAAGTTTCAAAATCAAGCGGCAGTAAGGGCGATTTTATTTTCCGCGACTTCAGCGGCGAAGGTGAAGATAAAATTGAATTCATCTCCATCATGTTTGAAATGAAAAATCAGGCAGATGAAACTGCAACAAAACATAAGAACGAAGACTTCTTTAAGGAACTCGATAAAGACCGCACAGAAAAAAAATGCGAATACGCTGTTTTAGTTTCCATGCTCGAAGAAGACAATGATTATTACAATACAGGAATTGTGGACGTTTCTTACAAATACCCTAAGATGTACGTTATCCGTCCTCAGTTCTTTATTCAGATAATCACAATTCTGCGCAATGCTGCTTTAAACAGTCTGGAATATAAAAGAGAAATCGCACAAATCAAAAATCAGAATATTGATATTACAAACTTTGAAAGTGACCTTAATCTGTTTAAGGATAAATTCCTGAACAATGTTGATCTTGCAATGCGCCAGCATTCTTCTGCAATAGAAGAAATTGATAAGGCAATTAAGACTCTTCAGAAAATAAAGGATTTGTTTGAGAAGTCGGATAATAATCTGCGTCTGGCAAATAATAAACTGGAAGATCTTACAATCAAAAAACTGACACGCAATAACCCGACAATGAAAAAGAAGTTCGAAGAACTCTAA
- a CDS encoding MarR family winged helix-turn-helix transcriptional regulator, which yields MSENGNMNFDALALDNQLCFALYVCSKEIIRKYTPLLEPLGLTYTSYITLLSLWEKDNVTVKELGERLFLDSGTLTPLLKKMEGQGLVTRTRGGKDERTVYIQLTDQGRGMKEKCVNVPQQMMCQNILDMDKAGPLLKTLHQIMHNMMEKEEE from the coding sequence ATGAGTGAAAATGGAAATATGAATTTTGATGCACTGGCATTGGATAATCAGTTGTGCTTTGCACTTTATGTATGCTCAAAGGAAATTATCAGAAAATATACCCCGTTGCTTGAACCTCTTGGGCTGACTTATACTTCGTACATCACTTTGCTTAGCCTCTGGGAAAAGGATAATGTTACAGTCAAAGAACTTGGAGAAAGACTCTTTCTTGATTCTGGTACTCTTACTCCGCTTCTTAAGAAAATGGAAGGTCAGGGACTTGTTACACGTACTCGCGGTGGAAAAGATGAACGCACCGTTTACATTCAGCTTACTGACCAGGGGAGAGGCATGAAAGAAAAATGTGTAAATGTTCCGCAGCAGATGATGTGTCAGAACATTTTAGACATGGATAAAGCCGGTCCTTTACTCAAAACCCTCCATCAGATAATGCATAATATGATGGAAAAGGAAGAAGAATAA
- the carB gene encoding carbamoyl-phosphate synthase large subunit, translating to MKREDIKKVLIIGSGPIVIGQACEFDYSGTQACKALRELGYKIVLVNSNPATIMTDPVMADATYIEPLNVERLSQIIEKERPDALLPNLGGQTGLNMAMELNKAGVLDKYGVKVIGVNLDAIERGEDREIFKETMKSLGIDTPRSGICHTVEGAEKIAEEIGFPLVVRPAYTMGGQGGGFCYNVEELRTIVANGLDLSMTHQCLIEESILGWEELEVEVVRDSKNQMVAICTIENIDAVGVHTGDSFCAAPFMTIDKDLEKKLQEMAFKIVENIGVIGGTNVQFAHNPKTGRVVIIEINPRTSRSSALASKATGFPIALISAKLASGLTLDEIPYWRDGTLEKYTLGGAPDGDYVVLKFARWAFEKFRGTKDELGTSMKAVGEVMAIGKNFKETFQKAIRGLENGRSGLGFAKDFNKKSADELCEMLKVQSSERYFQLYEAIRKGVPLSKLSEITYVKEFFLQQMKELVDLEEEMLKNPGRVPEDKLLIQAKKDGFSDKYLSKILKVAEKDIRKRRNELGIKEAWLRVPVSGVENACYYYSTYNAEKDTSVATDNKKKIMILGGGPNRIGQGIEFDYCCCHAAMQLKELGYETIIVNCNPETVSTDYDTSDKLYFEPVTTEDVLQIYEKEKPFGVIVQFGGQTPLNIARELQENGVNILGTSIDSIDIAEDRDLFRHMMEKLEIPMPESGMAIDFNEAKACADKIGYPIMIRPSFVLGGRGMEVIYDEATLKEYVEKAVGVTPDRPLLIDRFLKNALECEADALADSTHVYIPAVMEHVELAGIHSGDSACVIPPVSIPADNLATIKEYTKKIAESLHVCGLMNMQYAIENGKVYVIEANPRASRTVPLVSKVCDTQMARLATRMMLGESLESLGLKDKKIPYYGAKEAVLPWARFPGVDPILGPEMRSTGEVLGLAENFPLAFYKSQEAAGSELPHAPAAWENKKVLISLSNKEGQKDQVLEIGKTLKNLGFTLVGTQGTADFYNANGIKCDVVNKIGAGRPDVVDMIMNKEVCLVINTPKAKRNYAEDRKTIRKACLKYKVSYITTIAGALAAVKGIESVKNGNGGEGGVKSLQEYHSLIK from the coding sequence ATGAAACGAGAAGACATCAAAAAGGTTTTGATTATTGGTTCGGGCCCGATTGTTATTGGTCAGGCATGTGAGTTTGACTATTCGGGAACTCAGGCTTGTAAGGCTTTGCGCGAACTTGGCTACAAGATTGTACTTGTAAACTCTAACCCGGCTACTATTATGACTGACCCGGTTATGGCGGACGCTACTTACATTGAGCCGCTGAACGTTGAGCGTCTTTCTCAGATTATTGAAAAGGAACGTCCTGATGCACTTTTGCCTAACCTTGGTGGTCAGACCGGTTTGAACATGGCTATGGAATTGAACAAGGCCGGCGTTCTTGATAAATACGGTGTAAAAGTAATTGGTGTAAACCTGGATGCTATTGAGCGTGGTGAAGACCGTGAGATTTTCAAGGAGACTATGAAGTCGCTTGGTATTGACACTCCTCGCTCGGGAATCTGTCACACTGTTGAAGGTGCTGAAAAAATTGCTGAAGAAATCGGCTTCCCACTGGTTGTTAGACCTGCTTATACTATGGGCGGTCAGGGTGGCGGTTTCTGCTACAATGTTGAAGAGCTTCGCACTATTGTTGCAAACGGTCTGGATCTTTCTATGACTCACCAGTGTTTGATTGAAGAGTCTATTCTTGGTTGGGAAGAGCTTGAAGTTGAAGTTGTTCGCGACTCTAAGAATCAGATGGTTGCAATCTGTACTATCGAAAATATTGACGCCGTTGGTGTTCACACTGGTGACTCTTTCTGTGCCGCTCCTTTTATGACTATCGACAAGGATCTGGAAAAGAAGCTCCAGGAAATGGCATTTAAGATTGTTGAGAACATCGGTGTTATCGGTGGTACAAACGTTCAGTTTGCTCACAATCCTAAGACTGGTCGCGTTGTTATTATTGAGATTAACCCACGTACTTCTCGTTCTTCTGCACTTGCTTCAAAGGCAACTGGCTTCCCTATCGCGCTGATTTCTGCAAAACTTGCCAGCGGTTTGACTCTGGACGAGATTCCTTACTGGCGTGACGGCACTCTTGAAAAATATACTTTGGGCGGCGCTCCTGATGGAGATTACGTTGTTCTTAAGTTTGCACGCTGGGCTTTTGAAAAGTTCCGCGGTACAAAGGATGAACTTGGTACATCAATGAAGGCCGTTGGTGAAGTTATGGCCATCGGTAAAAACTTTAAGGAAACTTTCCAGAAGGCTATTCGTGGTCTTGAAAATGGCCGCAGCGGTCTTGGTTTTGCAAAAGACTTCAATAAAAAATCAGCTGATGAATTATGCGAAATGCTTAAGGTTCAGAGCAGCGAGCGCTACTTCCAGCTTTATGAAGCAATCCGTAAGGGTGTTCCACTTTCTAAACTTTCTGAAATCACATACGTTAAAGAGTTCTTCCTCCAGCAGATGAAAGAGCTTGTTGATTTGGAAGAGGAAATGCTTAAGAACCCTGGACGTGTTCCGGAAGACAAGCTTCTTATTCAGGCTAAGAAAGACGGTTTCAGCGACAAATATCTTTCTAAAATCCTTAAGGTTGCAGAAAAAGATATCCGCAAGAGACGCAACGAGCTTGGTATTAAAGAAGCATGGCTCCGTGTTCCGGTTTCCGGTGTTGAAAATGCCTGCTACTACTACTCAACTTACAATGCAGAAAAAGACACTTCTGTTGCAACAGACAACAAGAAGAAGATTATGATTTTGGGTGGTGGTCCTAACAGAATTGGTCAGGGTATTGAATTTGACTACTGCTGCTGTCATGCGGCTATGCAGTTGAAAGAACTTGGTTACGAAACAATCATCGTAAACTGTAACCCGGAAACTGTTTCTACTGACTATGATACTTCTGATAAACTTTACTTCGAGCCAGTTACAACAGAAGACGTTCTTCAGATTTACGAAAAGGAAAAGCCATTCGGAGTTATCGTTCAGTTTGGTGGACAGACTCCACTTAATATTGCACGCGAACTTCAGGAAAACGGTGTAAATATTCTTGGTACAAGCATCGACTCTATCGACATCGCCGAAGACCGCGACCTCTTCCGCCACATGATGGAAAAACTGGAAATCCCAATGCCAGAAAGCGGAATGGCAATTGACTTCAATGAAGCAAAGGCTTGCGCTGATAAGATTGGTTACCCAATCATGATTCGTCCTTCATTCGTTCTTGGTGGACGCGGAATGGAAGTAATCTATGACGAAGCTACTTTGAAGGAATACGTTGAAAAGGCTGTTGGTGTAACTCCTGACCGCCCACTTTTGATTGATCGCTTCTTGAAGAATGCGCTTGAGTGCGAAGCTGATGCTTTGGCTGATTCAACTCACGTTTACATCCCTGCTGTTATGGAGCACGTTGAGCTTGCGGGTATTCACTCTGGTGACTCAGCTTGTGTAATTCCTCCGGTTTCGATTCCGGCTGACAACCTTGCAACAATCAAAGAATATACAAAGAAGATTGCTGAAAGCCTCCACGTTTGCGGTTTGATGAACATGCAGTACGCAATTGAAAACGGAAAGGTTTATGTAATTGAAGCTAACCCACGTGCTTCTCGTACAGTTCCTCTCGTATCAAAGGTTTGTGACACACAGATGGCCCGCCTTGCAACTCGTATGATGCTTGGTGAATCACTCGAATCACTCGGCCTCAAAGACAAGAAGATTCCTTACTACGGAGCAAAAGAAGCAGTTCTTCCATGGGCTCGCTTCCCTGGAGTTGACCCAATCCTTGGACCAGAAATGCGTTCTACTGGTGAAGTTCTTGGTCTTGCTGAAAACTTCCCACTGGCATTCTACAAGTCACAGGAAGCTGCAGGAAGCGAACTTCCACACGCACCGGCTGCCTGGGAAAACAAGAAGGTTCTTATTTCCCTCAGCAACAAAGAAGGCCAGAAGGATCAGGTTCTCGAAATTGGAAAGACTTTGAAGAATCTGGGCTTTACACTAGTTGGAACCCAGGGCA
- a CDS encoding glutathione peroxidase, producing the protein MTLYDFSVKTRDGKETSLKDYEGKVLLIVNTATGCGFTPQYTGLQELYNKYKDKGFEILDFPCNQFMNQAPGSDDAIHTFCTGRFGITFPQFAKIDVNGKNEDPLYTYLKSKKRGFCTSKIKWNFTKFLISKDGTVLKRFAPTDTPAKIDAYIAKAL; encoded by the coding sequence ATGACTTTATACGATTTTTCTGTAAAAACAAGAGATGGAAAAGAAACCAGCCTTAAAGACTATGAAGGCAAAGTTCTTTTGATTGTAAATACTGCAACAGGCTGTGGTTTTACACCTCAGTATACAGGTTTGCAGGAATTGTATAACAAATACAAGGATAAGGGATTTGAGATTCTTGATTTCCCTTGTAATCAGTTTATGAATCAAGCTCCTGGAAGTGATGACGCAATTCACACTTTCTGTACTGGTCGCTTTGGAATCACTTTCCCTCAGTTTGCAAAAATTGATGTAAACGGAAAAAATGAAGATCCTCTCTACACATACCTTAAGAGCAAAAAGCGCGGTTTCTGTACATCAAAAATAAAATGGAATTTTACTAAATTTTTGATCTCTAAAGATGGTACTGTTTTGAAGCGTTTTGCCCCAACTGATACACCTGCAAAAATTGACGCTTACATTGCAAAGGCACTTTAA